From the genome of Bacteroidales bacterium, one region includes:
- a CDS encoding sodium:solute symporter, with protein MTTLDWIVLCSFIAALAGIIAWVLLKKDKDTSDYFLAGRDATWLAIGASIFASNIGSEHLVGLAGAGAESGMAMAHWEMHGWLILMLGWLFVPFYSRSKVFTMPEFLERRYNPQSRSFLSVISLVSYVLTKVAVTVYAGGVVFKDVFGIEAIRLFGQEIDFFWVSAVGLVALTGLYTTLGGMKAVLYTSVLQTPVLLLGSILVLVIGLNKIGGWSEMMEVVRAAPVNDYGDSMANLIRSPHDAEFPWTGVLLGSAIIGFWYWCTDQYIVQRVLSARNMTQARRGSIFGAYLKLTPVFIFLIPGMIAYVMNQKGMIQLSSNDAAFSTLVKELLPMGFKGVVVGGLLAALMSSLASLFNSSAMLFTIDFYKKYKPNASERHYVLVGKIATAVVVILGILWIPIMRGLGKVLYAYLQDVQSLLAPGIAAVFLLGILSKRTTPKAGLYGLIVGFVLGMLRLGLKLFADTMNPDGIIYRIFLAPNWLHYEIALFFIVIVLMIIISSFTKPKDFASLKGLTLASVTPEQLAEVKNSYSKWDILNTAIIIGVIVAFYVYFW; from the coding sequence ATGACGACACTGGATTGGATTGTCTTGTGTTCCTTTATTGCTGCCCTGGCAGGGATCATTGCCTGGGTACTGTTGAAGAAAGACAAAGATACCTCCGATTATTTTCTGGCCGGACGTGATGCCACCTGGCTGGCAATCGGTGCGTCAATCTTTGCATCGAACATCGGATCGGAACACCTGGTCGGATTGGCAGGCGCGGGTGCAGAAAGCGGAATGGCGATGGCTCACTGGGAAATGCACGGATGGCTCATCCTGATGCTGGGATGGCTGTTTGTGCCTTTCTATTCCCGGAGTAAAGTCTTTACAATGCCTGAATTCCTGGAGCGAAGATATAATCCCCAATCCCGGTCATTCTTGTCCGTAATCTCCCTGGTCAGCTACGTACTGACAAAAGTCGCAGTCACGGTCTATGCCGGAGGGGTTGTGTTCAAGGATGTTTTTGGGATCGAAGCCATCCGGCTGTTCGGACAGGAAATCGATTTCTTCTGGGTAAGCGCAGTGGGCCTTGTCGCCCTGACCGGCCTTTATACGACCCTGGGAGGGATGAAAGCCGTACTCTATACCTCTGTGCTGCAAACGCCTGTGCTGTTACTGGGTTCCATACTGGTACTGGTCATTGGTTTGAATAAAATCGGGGGATGGTCTGAGATGATGGAAGTCGTGAGGGCCGCTCCGGTAAATGATTATGGCGACAGCATGGCAAACCTCATACGTTCCCCCCACGATGCGGAATTTCCATGGACCGGGGTATTGCTGGGTTCCGCCATCATCGGCTTCTGGTACTGGTGCACCGACCAGTATATTGTACAGCGGGTCCTCTCAGCACGGAATATGACACAGGCAAGAAGGGGATCCATTTTCGGCGCCTACCTGAAACTAACCCCCGTTTTCATATTCCTGATCCCTGGTATGATTGCCTATGTCATGAACCAGAAAGGAATGATACAGCTTTCGAGTAACGACGCTGCATTCTCCACTTTGGTGAAAGAGCTGCTTCCCATGGGATTCAAAGGTGTTGTGGTCGGTGGCTTGCTGGCTGCCCTGATGAGCTCCCTGGCTTCCCTGTTCAACTCATCTGCCATGCTTTTTACGATAGATTTTTATAAAAAATACAAACCCAACGCGAGTGAGCGGCACTATGTCCTGGTCGGGAAGATTGCCACGGCAGTGGTCGTGATACTGGGGATTCTATGGATTCCCATCATGAGAGGCCTGGGAAAGGTACTGTACGCCTATTTACAGGATGTTCAATCACTGCTGGCGCCAGGCATTGCAGCTGTGTTCCTCCTGGGTATCCTATCCAAAAGGACTACCCCGAAAGCAGGCCTCTATGGATTGATCGTTGGATTTGTCCTGGGTATGTTACGACTCGGGTTGAAATTATTTGCCGATACAATGAATCCCGATGGGATCATCTACAGGATATTTTTGGCTCCCAACTGGTTGCACTATGAAATCGCCCTGTTCTTTATCGTTATTGTCCTGATGATCATCATCAGCTCCTTTACAAAGCCAAAAGATTTTGCCAGTTTAAAGGGGCTCACCCTGGCTTCGGTGACCCCGGAACAGCTTGCCGAGGTAAAAAACAGCTACAGCAAATGGGATATCCTGAATACAGCGATCATCATCGGAGTCATTGTTGCATTTTATGTCTATTTCTGGTAA
- a CDS encoding ABC transporter permease has protein sequence MKTTGLFQLILIILGGLVLLFIIAPLLGMFLKTTPGNLFETSQDPEVMRSVWLTLWTSMAATLIFAIGAIPLAYLLVRRNFRFKPMVLGIINLPVVIPHSAAGIAILGFISRDTVIGKAASLAGFDFVSTPAGIALAMAFVSLPFLVNSAMDGFAGVPVRLENAGLNLGASPARVFFTVSLPLAWRNVVTGLILMFARGMSEFGAVVIVAYHPMITPVLIFERFGAFGLKYARPVAVLFILVSLAVFIVLRLLTKDKSHAKN, from the coding sequence ATGAAAACCACCGGTCTCTTCCAACTCATCCTCATCATCCTCGGGGGACTGGTTTTGCTTTTCATCATCGCTCCCCTTCTGGGGATGTTTCTAAAGACGACACCCGGCAATCTGTTTGAGACCAGCCAGGATCCGGAGGTCATGAGGAGTGTTTGGCTGACCCTGTGGACCAGTATGGCCGCAACCCTGATCTTTGCCATTGGGGCCATTCCTCTTGCTTACCTGCTCGTCAGAAGGAATTTCCGGTTCAAGCCAATGGTGCTTGGCATCATCAACCTGCCTGTGGTCATCCCGCATTCTGCTGCCGGGATCGCCATCCTGGGTTTCATTTCAAGGGACACCGTGATCGGAAAGGCCGCATCGCTGGCAGGATTCGATTTTGTAAGCACTCCTGCAGGCATTGCACTGGCCATGGCATTTGTGAGCCTACCATTTCTGGTCAATTCGGCTATGGATGGCTTTGCGGGTGTGCCCGTCAGACTTGAAAATGCAGGCCTCAACCTGGGAGCATCCCCCGCGCGGGTTTTTTTTACGGTTTCACTGCCTCTGGCCTGGAGGAACGTAGTCACTGGCCTGATCCTGATGTTTGCACGCGGGATGAGCGAATTTGGCGCGGTGGTCATCGTGGCTTATCACCCCATGATCACGCCGGTGCTTATCTTTGAGCGTTTCGGAGCATTCGGACTCAAGTATGCACGGCCTGTGGCCGTACTGTTCATTCTGGTCTCCCTGGCGGTATTTATCGTCCTTCGCCTGCTAACGAAAGATAAGAGCCATGCTAAGAATTGA
- a CDS encoding substrate-binding domain-containing protein, with protein sequence MIQNLLLPIRSRWLLLAPAIFLMVSTGCHPAGTDRESSPEARKPFLMKGELIIFHAGSLAVPFREMATAFNELYPDVRIKTEAGGSLASARKITDLKRPCDIIAVSDYRVIDELLIPEFASWNIKFAANEMVIAYTEKSKYRAMIDSLNWHQVLLKEDVRFARSDPNQDPCGYRTVQTFLLAEKHYQRPGLAGLLKSKDNQYIRPKEVDLIALLETSTVDYVFNYRSVARQHQLDFIGLPEEINLKSPGLADLYATVSTEINGREPGQLITLTGEPMLYSLTILKDAPSGTIAQAFVEFALSARGQQILESCGQPSVIPAASASYDQIPERFKAYARRETGGG encoded by the coding sequence ATGATTCAAAACCTCCTACTGCCGATTCGATCGCGATGGCTGCTGTTGGCCCCCGCCATCTTTCTGATGGTTTCAACGGGTTGTCATCCGGCCGGCACGGACAGGGAATCCTCTCCCGAGGCACGGAAACCTTTCCTGATGAAGGGTGAGCTGATCATCTTTCACGCCGGCAGCCTGGCGGTACCGTTCCGGGAGATGGCAACTGCATTCAACGAACTTTATCCCGACGTTCGTATCAAAACAGAGGCCGGGGGAAGCCTGGCAAGTGCAAGAAAGATCACCGACCTGAAACGGCCCTGCGACATCATTGCCGTTTCCGACTATCGGGTCATCGACGAACTGCTCATTCCGGAGTTTGCATCCTGGAACATTAAGTTTGCCGCCAACGAAATGGTGATCGCCTATACGGAAAAATCAAAATACCGGGCAATGATCGATTCGCTCAACTGGCATCAGGTCCTGTTGAAAGAGGATGTCAGGTTTGCACGGTCCGATCCAAACCAGGATCCTTGCGGCTACAGGACTGTTCAAACCTTTCTGCTGGCCGAAAAACATTACCAGAGGCCGGGTCTGGCCGGTCTGCTGAAATCCAAGGACAATCAATACATACGTCCCAAGGAAGTCGACCTGATCGCACTGCTTGAGACCAGCACGGTGGACTATGTTTTCAACTACAGGTCCGTTGCCCGCCAGCATCAGCTGGATTTTATAGGGTTACCGGAGGAGATCAACCTGAAATCACCCGGCCTTGCCGACCTGTACGCCACTGTTTCCACCGAGATCAACGGCAGGGAGCCCGGACAGCTGATTACCCTGACCGGCGAGCCGATGCTTTACAGCCTGACGATCCTGAAGGATGCCCCCAGTGGAACGATTGCGCAGGCATTTGTGGAGTTTGCCTTATCCGCCAGGGGTCAACAGATCCTGGAATCCTGCGGTCAGCCTTCGGTGATCCCTGCGGCTTCCGCGTCGTATGACCAGATCCCTGAACGGTTCAAGGCTTATGCGAGGAGGGAAACGGGAGGCGGTTGA
- a CDS encoding ribulokinase: protein MGSRTPSYVIGIDFGTDSARALVVDAHTGEELATSVSYYPRWSERKYCDPVKNQYRQHPMDYIETLEHTVRGALAACPFELAEHVVGISMDTTGSTPVLTCADGIPLALSPGFEENPNAMFILWKDHTAVKEAEEINHLAKSQEVDYTKYAGGVYSSEWVWAKVLHVIRQDERVRLAAVSWIEHCDWMPALLCGRQQPAEVIRSRCAAGHKALWHPEWNGLPPASFFSRLDPDLGRIRQNLFSKTYPSDVKVGCLTPEWACRLGLTTQVTVGTGAFDCHMGAVGGQATPNVLTRTIGTSTCDIMTARYEDVGEKLIAGICGQVDGSVIPGYVGLEAGQSGFGDIYAWFKNVLAWPVENLLSNTTLVQPEMKEKLKEEILEQIIPKLSASAARIPAEESAIVALDWMNGRRTPDANQEVKGAITGLTLGSDAPRIFKALVEATAFGSRSIVERFTREGVQIKEIIALGGVAKKSPFVMQTMSNVLNMPIKVASTEQTCAFGAAMFAAVAAGIYEKVEDAQKAMGKGFDKVYYPDKATAETYQHIYQKYLSLGRFAESASA, encoded by the coding sequence ATGGGCAGTAGAACACCGAGCTATGTGATCGGAATTGATTTCGGAACCGATTCAGCACGTGCGCTGGTCGTTGACGCCCATACAGGCGAGGAACTGGCCACCTCAGTCAGTTATTATCCCAGGTGGTCCGAAAGGAAATATTGCGATCCGGTGAAAAACCAGTACCGCCAGCATCCAATGGATTACATTGAAACATTGGAACACACGGTCCGCGGGGCGCTGGCAGCCTGTCCGTTCGAACTTGCTGAACATGTCGTTGGCATATCGATGGATACGACAGGCAGCACACCGGTGCTGACCTGCGCTGATGGCATTCCCCTTGCCCTGAGCCCGGGATTCGAAGAGAATCCGAATGCCATGTTCATTCTCTGGAAAGACCATACCGCCGTCAAGGAAGCAGAAGAGATCAACCACCTGGCAAAAAGCCAGGAAGTGGATTATACAAAATATGCCGGGGGTGTCTACTCATCGGAGTGGGTTTGGGCGAAGGTGCTCCATGTGATCCGTCAGGACGAACGTGTGAGGCTGGCAGCCGTTTCCTGGATCGAACACTGCGACTGGATGCCCGCGCTGTTATGTGGCCGCCAGCAACCGGCAGAAGTCATTCGCAGCCGCTGCGCCGCAGGGCATAAAGCACTCTGGCATCCCGAATGGAACGGACTTCCTCCCGCCAGCTTTTTTTCAAGGCTGGATCCCGATCTGGGTCGCATTCGGCAAAACCTTTTCAGCAAAACTTATCCATCGGATGTGAAGGTCGGGTGCCTCACACCGGAATGGGCCTGTCGGCTTGGGCTCACAACGCAAGTTACCGTGGGCACCGGCGCATTTGACTGCCACATGGGAGCTGTCGGCGGTCAGGCCACACCGAATGTCCTGACCCGGACCATCGGAACCTCCACCTGCGATATCATGACAGCCCGCTATGAAGATGTCGGCGAAAAATTAATTGCCGGCATTTGCGGACAGGTTGACGGATCGGTGATCCCGGGATATGTTGGCCTTGAAGCAGGCCAGTCTGGATTCGGGGACATCTATGCGTGGTTTAAAAATGTTCTGGCATGGCCCGTCGAAAATCTACTGTCAAACACAACCCTTGTCCAACCTGAAATGAAAGAAAAACTGAAGGAAGAGATCCTGGAGCAGATCATTCCAAAGCTCAGTGCTTCAGCTGCCAGGATACCCGCAGAGGAGTCAGCCATCGTTGCCCTGGACTGGATGAACGGCCGCAGAACTCCGGATGCCAACCAGGAGGTCAAAGGGGCCATCACGGGGCTGACACTTGGCAGTGACGCTCCACGGATATTCAAGGCCCTGGTGGAAGCCACAGCCTTTGGTTCCAGATCCATCGTTGAACGGTTTACCAGGGAGGGAGTTCAGATTAAGGAAATCATCGCGCTGGGCGGTGTGGCTAAAAAATCTCCCTTTGTAATGCAAACCATGTCCAATGTCCTAAATATGCCCATCAAGGTCGCATCAACAGAGCAAACCTGTGCCTTCGGCGCTGCCATGTTTGCGGCCGTTGCAGCCGGCATTTATGAGAAGGTGGAAGATGCCCAGAAAGCCATGGGAAAAGGATTCGATAAAGTGTACTATCCGGACAAGGCTACTGCCGAAACTTACCAGCATATCTACCAAAAATACCTCAGCCTCGGCAGGTTTGCCGAAAGCGCATCCGCCTGA
- a CDS encoding L-ribulose-5-phosphate 4-epimerase, which produces MLNELKENVYRANLDLVNHGLVLFTFGNASGIDREKGWVVIKPSGVDYKHMRARDMVVVDLDGKVVEGRYKPSTDTPTHLQLYKAFPEAGGIAHTHSTYATSWAQAGKNIPILGTTHADHFAQPIPCTAVMAPEQVEGEYEKDTGRLIVRTFSEMNYLQVPGVLVRSHGPFTWGKDPAEAVYHSVILEELAHIALLTLMINPESAMNKALISKHYGRKHGKDSYYGQ; this is translated from the coding sequence ATGCTCAACGAACTGAAAGAAAACGTTTATCGCGCAAATCTTGACCTTGTGAACCACGGACTTGTTTTATTCACCTTTGGCAATGCCAGTGGAATTGACAGGGAAAAAGGATGGGTTGTCATCAAACCAAGCGGTGTAGATTACAAGCATATGAGGGCCAGGGATATGGTTGTGGTGGATCTTGACGGCAAAGTAGTGGAAGGTCGTTATAAACCCTCCACCGACACACCCACGCATCTTCAGTTGTATAAGGCTTTTCCTGAAGCAGGAGGAATTGCGCACACCCATTCGACCTATGCCACTTCGTGGGCACAGGCTGGAAAGAATATTCCCATTCTGGGCACTACGCATGCCGATCATTTCGCTCAGCCGATTCCCTGTACAGCCGTAATGGCTCCGGAGCAGGTGGAGGGCGAGTACGAGAAAGACACGGGCCGTTTGATCGTCCGTACCTTCAGTGAAATGAATTATTTGCAGGTTCCGGGTGTCCTGGTGAGAAGCCACGGTCCCTTTACCTGGGGCAAAGATCCGGCGGAGGCGGTCTATCACAGCGTCATACTTGAAGAGCTGGCACACATTGCGCTTTTGACCCTGATGATCAACCCGGAGTCAGCCATGAACAAAGCACTCATCTCGAAACATTACGGTCGTAAGCACGGAAAGGATTCGTATTATGGGCAGTAG
- the ggt gene encoding gamma-glutamyltransferase — protein sequence MNLFGHAQDRITGLPFATRSEVIAQHGMAATSQPLATQVALDILKAGGNAVDAAIAANAVLGLMEPTGCGIGGDLFAIIWDANSNQLYGLNASGRSPASLSLSYFKEKGLDKIPSLGPLPVSVPGCVDGWFEMHDRFGSLPMTHILQPAIAYARNGFPVSELIAYYWGKNGEILKSFPGFAEIFLPDGRAPKKGEVFKNPCLAATLEKIAVLGREIFYTGEIADSIEAYMKRHGGFLTKKDLESHTSEWVQPVSVNYRGYDVWELPPNGQGIAALQILNLLEGYDLQSLGFGNSAYVHLLVEAIKLAFEDRANFYADPSFADIPVGWLISKEYAFKRRKLINLDSAARSVAPGDPEHGNTIYLTVADEQGNMVSLIQSNYRGMGSGMTPGKLGFVLQDRGELFSLQQGHPNVFESGKRPFHTIIPAFITKDGRPFMSFGVMGGSMQPQGHVQIVVNLIDFGMNLQEAGDAPRIRHGGSSEPTGKKMSDGGILFMESGFPQQTIDELKSKGHIIRFSDGNFGGYQAIMRDPATGIYHGASESRKDGQAAGY from the coding sequence ATGAATCTGTTTGGACATGCCCAGGACAGGATCACCGGGCTGCCTTTTGCTACCCGTTCGGAAGTCATAGCTCAGCATGGAATGGCAGCCACGAGTCAGCCGTTGGCAACCCAGGTCGCACTGGATATTCTAAAAGCGGGTGGAAATGCAGTTGATGCAGCCATTGCCGCCAACGCTGTCCTCGGCCTGATGGAACCGACAGGGTGCGGAATTGGCGGTGACCTGTTCGCTATCATTTGGGATGCAAATTCCAACCAGCTGTATGGGTTAAATGCCAGTGGCCGTTCCCCGGCTTCTTTGTCCCTTTCCTATTTTAAAGAAAAAGGTCTCGACAAAATACCCTCCCTGGGCCCCCTTCCGGTATCGGTGCCGGGCTGTGTGGACGGATGGTTTGAGATGCACGACCGTTTCGGTTCCCTCCCCATGACCCATATCCTTCAACCTGCCATTGCTTATGCCCGAAATGGATTTCCTGTCTCGGAACTGATTGCCTATTACTGGGGAAAAAATGGTGAAATTTTAAAAAGCTTCCCGGGCTTTGCCGAAATATTCCTGCCTGATGGAAGGGCCCCTAAAAAAGGAGAGGTTTTTAAAAATCCCTGCCTGGCTGCTACACTCGAAAAAATAGCGGTCCTCGGCCGGGAAATTTTCTATACAGGTGAGATTGCAGACAGCATTGAAGCCTATATGAAACGTCACGGAGGTTTCCTGACGAAAAAGGACCTGGAAAGTCACACGTCAGAGTGGGTTCAACCGGTATCGGTCAATTACCGTGGGTATGATGTTTGGGAATTACCTCCAAATGGTCAGGGCATTGCCGCTTTGCAGATACTGAATCTCCTTGAGGGCTACGACCTGCAATCGCTGGGATTCGGAAATTCCGCCTATGTTCACCTACTGGTGGAGGCTATCAAGCTTGCTTTCGAGGACCGCGCAAACTTCTATGCAGATCCCTCCTTTGCCGATATCCCTGTCGGATGGCTTATTTCAAAGGAATATGCATTTAAAAGAAGGAAGTTGATTAATTTAGATTCAGCCGCACGAAGTGTAGCACCGGGTGATCCTGAACACGGCAACACGATTTACCTTACGGTGGCCGACGAACAGGGGAATATGGTATCCCTGATTCAGAGCAACTACCGGGGCATGGGAAGTGGCATGACTCCAGGAAAGCTTGGCTTTGTCCTTCAGGACAGGGGTGAGCTTTTCAGCCTTCAGCAAGGACATCCGAATGTTTTCGAATCTGGGAAACGGCCATTCCATACGATCATCCCAGCCTTCATCACAAAAGACGGCCGGCCCTTTATGAGTTTTGGCGTTATGGGAGGCTCCATGCAACCACAGGGACATGTACAGATCGTGGTTAATCTGATCGATTTCGGCATGAACCTGCAGGAGGCGGGTGACGCACCCCGCATCCGACACGGTGGTTCCTCCGAACCAACCGGAAAAAAAATGTCGGACGGGGGGATCTTGTTCATGGAATCGGGATTCCCTCAGCAAACCATTGACGAATTAAAAAGCAAAGGACACATCATCCGCTTTTCAGACGGGAATTTCGGCGGATACCAGGCTATCATGCGGGATCCTGCAACAGGAATCTATCATGGAGCTTCAGAATCCAGAAAAGATGGACAGGCAGCGGGGTATTAA
- a CDS encoding ATP-binding cassette domain-containing protein yields MLRIERLSVNLGEFSLQNIEMQVDRGDYFVVLGISGAGKSVLLESIAGIVRPISGHIYLNDREITRQKIQSRGVGLVYQDHALFPHLTVHENIAYPLKSRGVNKASAEPVISKLAVQMNISHLLHRKPGTLSGGEQQRVALARTLALNPSVLLLDEPLASLDVELKKELRKLLRKINQDGMTILHVTHDYEEAITLGNKVAVLNDGEIIQSGTIADVFQHPRNAFTASFIGIKNFFSVYVTPPGDQEGSTLCRARITDELCFFIQDQERTGSGFVILRAEDVILSRIQTDSSARNNFAGIVLDISPCIRGFEVTVDIGVHILAVITQDALSSLQLREGDILWVSFKASAVNFIEG; encoded by the coding sequence ATGCTAAGAATTGAGCGGCTTTCGGTGAATCTGGGAGAATTCTCTCTGCAGAATATTGAGATGCAGGTGGACCGCGGTGATTATTTCGTTGTCCTGGGGATTTCAGGCGCCGGCAAATCGGTGCTTCTGGAAAGCATTGCGGGCATTGTCAGGCCCATCAGCGGGCATATCTATCTCAACGATAGGGAGATCACCCGGCAAAAGATCCAGTCCAGGGGGGTTGGTCTTGTTTACCAGGATCATGCCCTTTTCCCACATCTCACTGTACACGAAAATATTGCCTATCCCCTGAAAAGCCGGGGCGTGAATAAAGCATCGGCAGAGCCTGTCATTTCGAAACTCGCCGTGCAAATGAACATCAGCCATCTATTGCACCGCAAACCAGGCACATTGTCCGGAGGAGAGCAGCAACGTGTAGCCCTGGCCCGGACGCTTGCCCTGAATCCCTCCGTGCTCCTGCTGGATGAACCGCTGGCCTCTCTCGACGTTGAACTGAAAAAGGAACTGCGGAAACTTCTCCGGAAGATCAACCAGGATGGGATGACAATTCTGCACGTGACACACGACTATGAAGAAGCCATCACCCTGGGCAACAAAGTGGCAGTTCTGAATGATGGTGAGATCATCCAGTCAGGTACCATTGCCGATGTATTTCAACATCCACGGAATGCGTTTACCGCAAGCTTCATCGGAATCAAGAACTTTTTTTCTGTCTACGTGACCCCCCCGGGTGATCAGGAAGGGAGCACGCTATGCAGGGCCCGGATTACGGATGAACTGTGCTTCTTCATCCAGGATCAGGAACGGACAGGAAGCGGTTTTGTCATCCTCCGTGCGGAGGACGTCATCCTGAGCCGCATACAGACCGATTCCAGTGCACGGAATAATTTTGCGGGCATTGTACTGGACATCTCACCGTGCATCAGGGGGTTTGAGGTCACCGTGGATATCGGGGTCCATATTCTTGCAGTCATCACCCAGGATGCGCTCTCCAGCCTTCAACTGCGTGAAGGCGACATCTTGTGGGTGTCTTTCAAAGCATCAGCTGTGAATTTCATTGAAGGATAG
- the araA gene encoding L-arabinose isomerase, with product MNFSKIQNYELWFVTGSQDLYGDETLRKVKEDSLAIAGSLNASDKIPVMVVFKPVVTTPSEITDLCQLANTSSSCVGIITWMHTFSPAKMWITGLGILTKPLLHLHTQFNRDIPWDEIDMDFMNLNQSAHGDREFGFICTRLRIHRKVVVGHWQDEKVLDAIGIWSRAAIGYHESRKLKICRFGDNMRSVAVTEGDKVEAQKIFGWQVNYHGIGELVESMKAVSGAEVEWLISEYQEKYTFNTRQVDRVRYQARIELGMKAFFELNGYRAFTTNFEDLFGLEQLPGLAVQRLMEQGWGFGAEGDWKQSALVRIMKVMAEGMTGGCSFMEDYTYHLDPEQPAVLNAHMLEICPSLAADKPTIEVHPLGIGGKEAPARFVFTVPAGRGIVATLVDLGGRMRMIVNPVNVITPKPLPMLPIARALWVPEPDLHTSAHAWILAGGAHHTSFSMALTKEYMEDLAEMFGTELVIIDTNTTIPDFKKELRFNHAYYQKGI from the coding sequence GTGAATTTCAGTAAGATACAAAATTACGAACTATGGTTCGTTACCGGCAGCCAGGATTTGTACGGTGATGAAACCCTTCGGAAAGTGAAGGAAGATTCCCTGGCAATTGCCGGATCATTGAATGCCTCGGATAAAATTCCCGTGATGGTCGTTTTCAAACCCGTGGTGACCACACCCTCCGAAATCACAGACCTCTGTCAATTGGCAAATACCAGCAGCAGCTGTGTGGGTATCATCACCTGGATGCACACATTTTCACCTGCCAAAATGTGGATCACAGGACTCGGCATTCTAACCAAACCATTGCTTCACCTGCACACACAGTTCAACAGGGATATCCCCTGGGATGAAATCGACATGGATTTTATGAACCTGAACCAGTCGGCACACGGTGACCGTGAATTTGGGTTCATCTGCACACGGCTGCGCATTCACCGTAAGGTGGTCGTTGGACACTGGCAGGATGAAAAAGTACTGGATGCGATCGGGATCTGGTCACGGGCCGCGATCGGGTATCACGAATCCAGAAAATTGAAAATCTGCCGTTTTGGCGACAATATGCGCTCTGTAGCCGTAACCGAAGGAGATAAGGTAGAGGCTCAGAAGATCTTCGGCTGGCAGGTCAATTATCATGGCATCGGAGAGCTTGTGGAGAGCATGAAAGCAGTATCAGGGGCAGAGGTGGAATGGCTGATCAGCGAATACCAGGAAAAATACACATTCAATACAAGGCAAGTCGACCGGGTTCGCTACCAGGCCCGCATTGAACTGGGAATGAAGGCATTCTTCGAGTTGAACGGTTACAGGGCCTTCACCACCAACTTTGAGGATCTTTTCGGTCTGGAACAGCTCCCCGGCCTGGCAGTCCAACGGTTGATGGAACAGGGCTGGGGATTTGGAGCGGAGGGTGACTGGAAACAATCAGCGCTGGTACGGATCATGAAAGTCATGGCAGAAGGGATGACGGGAGGATGCTCCTTCATGGAAGACTATACGTATCACCTGGATCCGGAGCAGCCTGCGGTTCTGAATGCCCACATGCTGGAAATATGTCCGTCGCTCGCAGCGGATAAACCTACGATCGAGGTTCATCCGCTGGGTATCGGAGGCAAAGAAGCCCCGGCGAGGTTCGTCTTCACGGTTCCGGCAGGCAGGGGGATCGTGGCCACACTGGTTGACCTTGGAGGACGAATGAGAATGATCGTCAATCCGGTGAACGTGATCACTCCGAAACCCCTGCCCATGTTACCCATCGCCCGCGCCCTGTGGGTACCCGAACCCGATCTGCACACCAGTGCCCACGCCTGGATCCTTGCCGGAGGCGCTCACCATACCAGCTTCAGCATGGCACTGACAAAGGAATACATGGAAGACCTGGCTGAAATGTTCGGGACTGAGCTGGTCATCATTGACACAAACACAACGATCCCTGACTTTAAGAAGGAGCTCAGGTTTAATCATGCCTACTATCAAAAAGGGATCTAA